In one window of Bacteroidota bacterium DNA:
- a CDS encoding plastocyanin/azurin family copper-binding protein — translation MTSPRRFASRLLLALAAVSLAACGGDAAETDAADTGAVSYSENAIVIRPVGNEMRYAQTEFTVEAGQEVELVFENIATSPVMQHNIVLLNTDDQAAVDRVGQAALAVGAAGAYVPDDPAVLASTSVSGPGETVSVTFTAPSEPGRYRYLCTYPGHYALMQGTMIVT, via the coding sequence ATGACCAGCCCCCGCCGCTTCGCCTCCCGACTCCTCCTTGCGCTCGCCGCTGTCAGCCTCGCCGCGTGCGGCGGCGATGCGGCCGAGACCGACGCTGCTGACACCGGTGCCGTGTCGTACAGCGAGAACGCCATCGTCATCCGGCCGGTCGGCAACGAGATGCGCTACGCGCAGACCGAGTTCACCGTCGAGGCCGGCCAGGAGGTTGAGCTCGTCTTCGAGAACATCGCCACGAGCCCAGTCATGCAGCACAACATCGTCCTCCTCAACACCGACGACCAGGCCGCCGTCGACCGCGTCGGACAGGCGGCGCTCGCCGTCGGGGCGGCCGGGGCCTACGTGCCGGACGACCCGGCCGTGCTCGCCTCCACGTCGGTCTCCGGCCCTGGCGAGACAGTGAGCGTGACGTTCACAGCCCCGAGCGAGCCGGGGCGCTACCGCTACCTGTGCACCTACCCCGGGCACTACGCGCTGATGCAGGGAACGATGATCGTCACGTAG
- a CDS encoding TonB-dependent receptor — translation MTRAPLLVRATSTPVLLAAWLLCILFAQGPAAQPATGQIEGRVTDAETGTPVPGVNLVVEGTPLGTSSGIDGRFALDAVPAGEQTLAVSALGYERATRSVAVRAGETARLALALRPDLAALGEVVVTGQKVQRSLVDTYASVGVLSPQEIEAFGVNDLAEAIALVGNVNLVEADNRKSISLRGINSDGLTQPSGDIRSVQVVIDGVTQTSIATRRGLRGLWDLAQVEVLRGPQSATYGRNAVAGAVVIETARPTYGWAARARLITDAEEGREGAFAVGGPLITDRLAFRVSGQLATDEFGIEFTTPGNETLDDAEYRNLRGRLLVEPDVLEGLTILVSASTSFDQPGSAQVSGPDFFARVADLPPSLEFRETRLESYGANATLDLGSGLQVESITARAVGDTEIFTPDSSNFMRDELRAEESLTQEVRATYAPTGGPLAERLSGTAGVFYGRFDNDRDSDVAIGVLPFQQIESAGRTVSRDAFASGRFRVIGGLTAIAGLRYTRTTLDDFVVDLLRDDTTDVETTFEAWLPELGLAYGLDDFFGTTQRLAFTAARGFRAGFAATEPSTSEVYEVDPEYLWNVDLAYRSRWLGGRLAVNANAFYYRYTDQQIAVEDTLLAGGLPLTVTRNAGSSFAYGFELEPRVFVGEGLSVYGSGGWLRTELDDFVAAEGDFSGNEFPRAPRFTGALGVAYEHPTGLRASARVTHTGGYFSNPSAGTEGLRNDTLSTVDERTLLGLRLGYESPPVQGARFTLTLFADNALDTDYLTSRNADAFASVGRERRLGIELSARF, via the coding sequence ATGACGCGCGCTCCGCTGCTGGTCCGGGCCACGAGCACGCCGGTCCTGCTGGCTGCGTGGCTGCTGTGCATCCTCTTCGCGCAGGGACCCGCTGCCCAGCCCGCGACAGGGCAGATCGAGGGGCGCGTCACCGATGCCGAGACGGGCACGCCGGTCCCCGGCGTCAACCTCGTCGTGGAGGGCACCCCGCTCGGAACCTCGTCCGGGATCGACGGGCGATTCGCGCTGGACGCGGTGCCGGCCGGTGAGCAGACGCTCGCGGTGTCCGCGCTCGGGTACGAGCGGGCGACCCGGTCGGTGGCGGTGCGCGCCGGGGAGACGGCGCGGCTCGCGCTCGCGCTCCGGCCCGACCTCGCGGCGCTCGGCGAGGTCGTCGTGACCGGGCAGAAGGTGCAGCGCTCGCTCGTGGACACCTACGCCAGCGTCGGCGTGCTCTCGCCGCAGGAGATCGAGGCGTTCGGCGTCAACGACCTCGCCGAAGCCATCGCGCTCGTCGGCAACGTCAACCTCGTCGAGGCCGACAACCGCAAGAGCATCTCGCTGCGCGGGATCAACTCCGACGGCCTGACGCAGCCGTCGGGTGACATCCGCTCGGTCCAGGTCGTGATCGACGGGGTGACCCAGACCAGCATCGCCACGCGGCGGGGCCTGCGCGGGCTGTGGGACCTCGCCCAGGTCGAAGTCCTGCGCGGGCCGCAGTCGGCGACCTACGGCCGCAACGCCGTCGCCGGGGCTGTCGTGATCGAGACCGCGCGCCCGACCTACGGCTGGGCCGCGCGCGCGCGCCTCATCACCGACGCCGAGGAGGGCCGCGAGGGTGCCTTCGCTGTCGGCGGGCCGCTCATCACCGACCGCCTCGCGTTCCGCGTGAGCGGGCAGCTCGCCACGGACGAGTTCGGGATCGAATTCACGACGCCGGGCAACGAGACCCTCGACGACGCCGAGTACCGCAACCTCCGCGGGCGGCTCCTGGTCGAGCCCGATGTGCTGGAGGGCCTGACGATCTTGGTCAGCGCCTCGACCTCGTTCGACCAGCCCGGCAGCGCCCAGGTCTCCGGCCCCGACTTCTTCGCGCGCGTCGCCGACCTCCCGCCGAGCCTGGAGTTCCGCGAGACCCGCCTCGAGAGCTACGGCGCGAACGCCACGCTCGACCTCGGCTCCGGCCTGCAGGTCGAGTCCATCACCGCGCGCGCCGTGGGCGACACCGAGATCTTCACCCCGGACTCGTCCAACTTCATGCGGGACGAGCTGCGCGCCGAGGAGTCGCTTACCCAGGAGGTGCGGGCCACCTACGCCCCGACCGGCGGCCCCCTCGCCGAGCGGCTCTCCGGCACCGCCGGCGTCTTCTACGGGCGCTTCGACAACGACCGCGACTCCGACGTCGCGATAGGGGTGCTCCCGTTCCAGCAGATCGAGAGCGCGGGCCGGACTGTCAGCCGGGACGCCTTTGCGAGCGGGCGCTTCCGCGTCATCGGCGGGCTGACGGCGATCGCCGGGCTGCGCTACACCCGGACGACGCTCGACGACTTCGTCGTGGACCTGCTGCGCGACGACACGACGGACGTCGAGACCACGTTCGAGGCGTGGCTGCCGGAGCTGGGGCTGGCCTACGGCCTGGACGACTTCTTCGGGACCACGCAGCGCCTTGCCTTCACCGCCGCGCGCGGCTTCCGCGCCGGCTTCGCCGCGACCGAGCCGAGCACGAGCGAGGTCTACGAGGTCGACCCGGAGTACCTGTGGAACGTCGACCTCGCCTACCGCTCGCGCTGGCTCGGCGGCCGGCTCGCGGTCAACGCCAACGCCTTCTACTACCGCTACACCGACCAGCAGATCGCGGTCGAGGACACGCTCCTGGCAGGGGGCCTCCCGCTGACGGTGACGCGCAACGCGGGGAGCTCGTTCGCCTACGGGTTCGAGCTCGAGCCGCGCGTGTTCGTCGGCGAGGGGCTCTCGGTCTATGGCTCGGGCGGCTGGCTGCGCACGGAGCTCGACGACTTCGTCGCGGCCGAGGGCGATTTCAGCGGCAACGAGTTTCCGCGCGCGCCGCGCTTCACCGGCGCGCTCGGCGTCGCCTACGAGCACCCGACTGGGCTCCGGGCCTCGGCGCGCGTGACCCACACCGGCGGCTACTTCAGCAACCCCAGCGCCGGCACCGAAGGCCTCCGCAACGACACGCTCTCGACCGTCGACGAGCGGACGCTGCTGGGCCTCCGCCTCGGCTACGAGTCGCCGCCGGTCCAGGGTGCGCGCTTCACGCTCACCCTCTTCGCCGACAACGCCCTCGACACGGACTACCTCACGAGCCGCAATGCGGACGCCTTCGCCTCGGTCGGCCGCGAGCGCCGGCTCGGGATCGAACTCAGCGCCCGGTTTTAG
- a CDS encoding FG-GAP-like repeat-containing protein, giving the protein MPRLALLLALLAAPAALAQQPYTLVQPMSIPTGTAAQFTELDLAPTLDLAIASGGSAGSSSSNGDVTFPLYQPGFGDNFVPIPGGLGEVYTEITGFAIADFVGGGLQPVDGVVLGTRTGQGTASITTLINKGFPFVPLTVEQELATGIQAGRVVQVADLSGDGILDIAAFFTNASGTGQAVYYPGDGADVFGTARTIAAPNRLVNVEGAAVADVDSDGDLDVLTASQSEVLAFLNTGSGSFGAPVVIDAALASAQDVAVADINRDGNPDAVAAGASGVIAYYAGNGAGGFGSRFTVTDAATGATRLDLGDVDADGDVDIGAAEASRFTIYLNFASGRFTEPYTVVTGSDPTDILIGDIDQDGDGDVVTIDRGGTSGFYRKTSQGFPVSSEDGAAPSEDLGLSVYPNPVGADATVLLRGEAGGAVRVRVVDVLGREVAVLHDGPTTTLHPLRLDASQLPAGVYLLQAHGLQGSVSHPLTVVR; this is encoded by the coding sequence ATGCCCCGCCTCGCCCTTCTCCTCGCCCTGCTCGCTGCGCCGGCGGCGCTTGCCCAGCAGCCCTACACGCTCGTGCAGCCCATGAGCATCCCCACGGGCACCGCGGCGCAGTTCACCGAACTCGACCTCGCCCCGACGCTCGACCTCGCCATCGCCAGCGGGGGCAGTGCCGGAAGCTCATCGTCCAACGGCGACGTCACCTTCCCGCTCTACCAGCCCGGCTTCGGGGACAACTTCGTGCCGATTCCGGGCGGGCTCGGCGAGGTCTACACCGAGATCACCGGCTTCGCCATCGCCGACTTTGTCGGGGGCGGCCTCCAGCCCGTCGACGGCGTTGTCCTCGGAACGCGGACGGGGCAGGGGACGGCGTCGATCACGACGCTGATCAACAAAGGCTTTCCGTTCGTCCCGCTCACGGTGGAGCAGGAGCTAGCCACGGGCATCCAGGCCGGCCGCGTGGTCCAGGTGGCGGACCTCTCCGGCGACGGCATCCTCGACATCGCCGCCTTCTTCACGAACGCCTCGGGCACCGGCCAGGCCGTCTACTACCCGGGCGACGGGGCCGACGTCTTCGGGACAGCCCGCACGATTGCGGCCCCCAACCGGCTCGTGAACGTCGAGGGCGCGGCGGTGGCCGACGTGGACAGCGACGGCGACCTCGACGTGCTGACGGCTTCGCAGAGCGAGGTCCTCGCCTTCCTCAACACTGGCAGCGGCTCGTTCGGCGCGCCCGTCGTGATTGACGCCGCGCTCGCCTCGGCCCAGGACGTGGCGGTGGCCGACATCAACCGGGACGGCAACCCGGACGCCGTCGCAGCCGGGGCGTCGGGCGTGATCGCCTACTACGCCGGCAACGGGGCCGGCGGCTTCGGGTCGCGCTTCACCGTCACCGACGCGGCGACCGGGGCCACGCGCCTCGACCTCGGCGACGTGGACGCGGACGGCGACGTCGACATCGGGGCGGCCGAGGCGTCGCGCTTCACGATCTACCTGAACTTCGCCAGCGGCCGCTTCACCGAGCCCTACACGGTGGTCACCGGCTCCGACCCCACGGACATCCTCATCGGCGACATCGACCAGGACGGCGACGGCGACGTGGTGACGATCGACCGGGGCGGGACGAGCGGGTTCTACCGCAAGACGAGCCAGGGCTTTCCGGTCTCGTCCGAGGACGGCGCGGCCCCGAGCGAGGACCTCGGGCTGAGCGTCTACCCGAACCCCGTGGGTGCCGATGCCACCGTCCTGCTGCGCGGCGAGGCCGGCGGCGCGGTCCGCGTCCGCGTCGTCGACGTGCTCGGCCGCGAGGTGGCCGTGCTCCACGACGGCCCCACGACTACCCTGCACCCGCTGCGCCTCGACGCAAGCCAGCTGCCGGCCGGCGTCTACCTCCTCCAGGCGCACGGGTTGCAGGGGTCTGTTTCTCACCCCCTCACCGTGGTGCGATGA
- a CDS encoding DUF6686 family protein yields the protein MNCSHPLDPLFQTDRGAVFRCEHCGWFNVLFRPVVFTHSREGFEDFCALIRMLEPDPGADPQTNECCYHLHTPDRQIGLLLSQEEVDDLRELLDGAAAMDELDGLIDDALDPTGSPPG from the coding sequence ATGAACTGCTCCCATCCGCTCGACCCGCTCTTCCAGACCGACCGCGGTGCCGTCTTCCGCTGCGAGCACTGCGGGTGGTTCAACGTGCTCTTCCGGCCCGTCGTCTTCACACACAGCCGCGAGGGGTTCGAGGACTTCTGCGCCCTGATCCGCATGCTGGAGCCGGACCCCGGCGCGGACCCGCAGACGAACGAGTGCTGCTACCATCTCCACACGCCGGACCGGCAGATCGGGCTGCTGCTCTCGCAGGAGGAGGTGGACGACCTTCGCGAGCTGCTCGACGGCGCGGCGGCGATGGACGAACTGGACGGACTGATCGATGACGCCCTGGACCCGACCGGCAGCCCGCCCGGCTGA
- a CDS encoding PepSY-associated TM helix domain-containing protein has product METVRRPPSPPARPPTPAKGKAAPAKQQKLVGPRAFKLLWDTHSVTGIVIGLGLFVIFYAGAYALYRGELHAWADPAMRVAEAGVTVDEAVAPLFAERPPAQGTDVQVNLPFRERAYYSVRYRTPVGDTTEAVTATLSLETGEVIAEDGRGFRSDLSEILYKLHFFGQAGFWGELVAGFIAVFFLLAVASGILIHLRKLPKDWHTFRPRGKLRDALADAHTVLGLIGLPFAAMYAISGAFLALLIILLAPTVLVVFGGDLEAIDPIVNGYEMPPHEPTGEAAEMLSFAEYVEALPASWEGTVAPTFMSVHGWGDQAGIVQVFGEAASSLTAGPQAILQATTGEVLAANNPTRGTALGGTTAALVNLHYGRMGPGTPVAKVLYFFLALATAAVILTGNILWVLVRRPKDPRATPKLHRFLARLTVGVGCGLAVAVPVLFLTTAALPIELPSLKTWENVALFGAWGALTVAAFAGPSAVWAARWQLGLAGALSLLVPPAGGALGGMWIWTAAASGLWGLVTVDVGFLLMGPALLWTARRLRPDALAPALAGDGATAEAAPAGPIPAPS; this is encoded by the coding sequence ATGGAGACGGTCCGCCGTCCGCCCTCCCCGCCCGCACGTCCGCCCACGCCGGCGAAGGGGAAGGCCGCGCCTGCGAAGCAGCAAAAGCTCGTCGGGCCGCGCGCGTTCAAGCTGCTGTGGGACACCCACTCGGTGACCGGCATCGTGATCGGCCTCGGGCTGTTCGTGATCTTCTACGCTGGGGCCTACGCACTCTACCGCGGCGAACTCCACGCCTGGGCTGACCCTGCGATGCGCGTCGCCGAGGCCGGGGTCACAGTCGACGAGGCCGTGGCTCCGCTCTTCGCCGAGCGCCCGCCCGCGCAGGGCACCGACGTGCAGGTGAACCTCCCTTTCCGCGAGCGGGCCTACTACTCCGTCCGCTACCGGACGCCGGTCGGCGACACGACCGAGGCCGTCACGGCGACGCTCAGCCTGGAGACGGGCGAGGTCATCGCCGAGGACGGGCGGGGCTTTCGGAGCGACCTCTCGGAGATCCTCTACAAGCTCCACTTCTTCGGGCAGGCCGGGTTCTGGGGCGAACTCGTCGCGGGCTTCATCGCGGTCTTCTTCCTGCTCGCGGTCGCCAGCGGCATCCTGATCCACCTGCGGAAGCTCCCGAAGGACTGGCACACCTTCCGCCCGCGCGGCAAGCTCCGCGACGCCCTCGCCGACGCCCACACCGTCCTCGGCCTCATCGGACTTCCGTTCGCGGCGATGTACGCCATCTCGGGGGCCTTCCTCGCACTTCTCATCATCCTGCTTGCCCCGACCGTCCTCGTCGTCTTCGGCGGCGACCTCGAAGCCATCGACCCCATCGTAAACGGCTACGAGATGCCGCCGCACGAACCAACCGGCGAGGCCGCCGAGATGCTGTCCTTCGCCGAGTACGTCGAGGCCCTCCCGGCGTCGTGGGAGGGCACCGTCGCGCCGACCTTCATGAGCGTCCACGGCTGGGGCGACCAGGCCGGCATCGTCCAGGTCTTCGGCGAGGCGGCCAGTTCGCTCACCGCCGGCCCGCAGGCCATCCTCCAGGCGACGACCGGCGAGGTTCTCGCCGCCAACAACCCGACGCGCGGCACGGCGCTCGGCGGGACGACCGCCGCGCTCGTCAACCTCCACTACGGGCGGATGGGGCCGGGGACGCCGGTGGCGAAGGTGCTCTACTTCTTCCTCGCCCTCGCCACCGCCGCCGTCATCCTGACCGGCAACATCCTGTGGGTGCTCGTCCGCCGCCCGAAGGACCCGCGCGCGACGCCGAAGCTACACCGGTTCCTGGCGCGGCTCACGGTCGGCGTCGGCTGCGGCCTCGCCGTGGCGGTGCCGGTGCTGTTTCTGACGACGGCGGCGCTGCCCATCGAGTTGCCGAGCCTCAAGACGTGGGAGAACGTCGCGCTCTTCGGCGCGTGGGGCGCGCTGACGGTGGCGGCGTTCGCCGGGCCGTCGGCGGTGTGGGCGGCGCGCTGGCAGCTCGGCCTCGCGGGCGCGCTGAGCCTGCTCGTCCCGCCTGCGGGCGGGGCGCTCGGCGGGATGTGGATCTGGACGGCGGCTGCGAGCGGGCTGTGGGGCCTCGTCACGGTCGACGTGGGCTTCCTGCTGATGGGGCCGGCGCTCCTGTGGACGGCGCGGCGGCTTAGGCCCGACGCCCTCGCCCCGGCCCTCGCGGGCGACGGCGCGACCGCCGAGGCGGCCCCCGCCGGACCTATCCCTGCCCCTTCGTGA
- a CDS encoding DUF5916 domain-containing protein: protein MTRRLLLAALAFLLPTALSAQTASAQTAAPVPPPPTERVVTATFADEAPRIDGHLDEALWDRVAPVTVFTQVWPETGAAATEDTEVRVAYDRDHLYFAFRNLDRTPALIRARNLERGGPNGNDDHVLIGLDTYRDGRNAYLFEMNALGTQDDALITDEQIGFESFTWDAVYRSETVIDETGWSMEVAIPFRQLRFPEGDDLAFGLMFSRVISRKNERVMWPAIGLDRGSSFEALATVSQYGLLRGLRGVRRGQNLEVKPYAISGAQQARPDLSLPAEDAELSVDAGLDLKWGVTSSLTLDATVNTDFAQVEADAAQINLTRFSLFFPEQREFFLERAGLFAHGSSEAAETFFSRRIGLDESILAGARLTGQLGPLSLGMLNIETGPGLGDLFGAASANNTVARLRADVLPRTTVGGIVTNLARGGQRNTAAGLDGEVRVGRNSVVRGWATQVWDSDPALRSAAGSVYGRLADDRVGVEGAFRSVGSRYAPALGFVRRRDYRRVFGRAFLRQPLAQRPLGLQRVGGDVDGTVFWGLDGALQSSEFEVEGFAESANNDQVGLGVRRVFERLEEPFTIRDGETVPAGDYGFTEAFVFGETDDSRAVSVGAGVQVGGFFSGRRLEVEAGAGWRPSAGFSLSGEVEHSLIDLGNGPFAATVGSVSVRTAFSRALFGRTLLQYDNFSRQLRANVRFNWIHTPGSDLFLVFNTAYGLGEDDPLDPRRTVVFRDRLAVVKLTYLVLI from the coding sequence GTGACGCGCCGCCTGCTCCTCGCCGCGCTCGCCTTCTTGCTACCCACTGCGCTGTCGGCGCAGACGGCGTCGGCGCAGACGGCCGCGCCCGTGCCGCCGCCGCCGACCGAGCGCGTCGTCACCGCCACGTTCGCCGACGAGGCACCGCGCATCGACGGGCACCTCGACGAGGCGCTGTGGGACCGGGTCGCGCCCGTGACCGTCTTCACCCAGGTCTGGCCCGAGACCGGGGCGGCGGCGACCGAGGACACCGAGGTCCGCGTCGCCTACGACCGCGACCACCTCTACTTCGCCTTCCGCAACCTCGACCGCACGCCGGCGCTGATCCGGGCGCGCAACCTCGAGCGCGGCGGCCCCAACGGCAACGACGACCACGTCCTCATCGGCCTCGACACCTACCGCGACGGGCGCAACGCCTACCTCTTCGAGATGAACGCGCTCGGGACGCAGGACGACGCGCTCATTACCGACGAGCAGATCGGGTTCGAGAGCTTCACCTGGGACGCCGTCTACCGCTCCGAGACCGTGATCGACGAGACGGGGTGGTCGATGGAGGTGGCGATCCCGTTCCGGCAGCTCCGGTTTCCCGAGGGCGACGACCTCGCCTTCGGGCTGATGTTCTCGCGCGTGATCAGCCGCAAGAACGAGCGCGTGATGTGGCCCGCGATCGGGCTGGACCGGGGGTCGAGCTTTGAGGCGCTCGCCACGGTCTCGCAGTACGGCCTGCTGCGCGGTCTCCGGGGCGTGCGGCGCGGGCAGAACCTGGAGGTCAAGCCCTACGCCATCTCCGGCGCCCAGCAGGCCCGCCCCGACCTCAGCCTGCCCGCCGAGGACGCCGAGCTGAGCGTCGACGCCGGCCTCGACCTCAAGTGGGGCGTCACCTCCAGCCTCACGCTCGACGCGACGGTCAACACCGACTTCGCCCAGGTCGAGGCCGACGCGGCGCAGATCAACCTCACCCGGTTCAGCCTGTTCTTCCCGGAGCAGCGCGAGTTCTTCCTGGAGCGCGCCGGCCTGTTCGCCCACGGGTCCTCCGAGGCGGCCGAGACGTTCTTCTCGCGCCGCATCGGGCTGGACGAGTCGATCCTCGCCGGGGCGCGGCTGACGGGCCAGCTCGGCCCGCTCTCGCTCGGGATGCTCAATATCGAGACCGGCCCCGGCCTCGGCGACCTCTTCGGCGCGGCCTCGGCCAACAACACCGTCGCCCGCCTCCGCGCCGACGTGCTCCCGCGCACGACGGTCGGCGGGATCGTGACCAACCTCGCGCGCGGCGGGCAGCGCAACACGGCGGCCGGCCTCGACGGCGAGGTCCGGGTCGGGCGCAACAGCGTGGTCCGGGGCTGGGCGACGCAGGTCTGGGACTCGGACCCCGCGCTCCGCAGCGCGGCCGGGTCGGTCTACGGCCGGCTCGCAGACGACCGCGTCGGCGTCGAAGGCGCGTTTCGGAGCGTCGGGAGCCGGTACGCGCCGGCGCTCGGGTTCGTCCGGCGGCGCGACTACCGGCGGGTCTTCGGCCGCGCGTTTCTCCGGCAGCCCCTCGCGCAGCGCCCGCTCGGGCTGCAGCGCGTCGGCGGCGACGTGGACGGCACCGTCTTCTGGGGGCTCGACGGCGCGCTCCAGTCGTCCGAGTTCGAGGTCGAAGGCTTCGCCGAGTCGGCGAACAACGACCAGGTGGGCCTCGGCGTCCGCCGCGTCTTCGAGCGCCTGGAGGAGCCCTTCACGATCCGCGACGGCGAGACGGTCCCGGCCGGCGACTACGGGTTCACCGAGGCGTTCGTCTTCGGCGAGACCGACGACAGCCGCGCCGTCTCGGTCGGGGCCGGGGTCCAGGTCGGCGGGTTCTTCTCGGGCCGCCGGCTGGAGGTCGAGGCCGGGGCGGGCTGGCGGCCCTCGGCCGGGTTCTCGCTCAGCGGCGAGGTCGAGCACTCGCTGATCGACCTCGGGAACGGGCCGTTCGCGGCGACGGTTGGCTCGGTGTCGGTGCGGACGGCGTTCAGCCGCGCGCTCTTCGGGCGGACGCTCCTGCAGTACGACAACTTCTCGCGCCAGCTCCGGGCCAACGTCCGGTTCAACTGGATCCATACGCCCGGCAGCGACCTGTTCCTTGTCTTCAACACCGCCTACGGCCTCGGCGAAGACGACCCGCTGGACCCGCGCCGGACGGTCGTCTTCCGCGACCGGCTCGCGGTCGTCAAGCTGACGTACCTCGTCCTCATCTGA